The genomic region ATAGAATCCGAGTTTAGGCGGCCTTCAAAAAAGGTCGACGATACCTACAAAGGCGAGTACAACCTTTATCTCGATTGGCGTGATCAAAAGGATAGGAAACATTTCATCAAGATTGAAGTCAAAGCATCCAGAGCCAACGATCGCGAACGAAAAGAGGACTCGCCGATCATCAAGGCGATAGCTTCCGACAGCAAACGACCTTTCCTAATGAACTTTCAGCAACAGAAGCCAAAGTGTTGTGATGTTTTTATTTGGATTGCTGTTTACAGAGACCAGATCAAGTATTGGGTCATCAACTCTAACGAGGTTCAGAGGAATCGGTACTTCACACCACAACACAGGAATCTCGCGACCGCTGAGAGGAAGAAGAACTACAAGAAAGAAGACATCTACGAGGGTCAAATTATGATAACCGAGGATAACATTTCCGACTTCGGCAAATTCATTTCCTCCGGCTCCAGTTTGAAGGAGTCCGTAATCGCTCAGTACAAAGTTCAGCACAAATTGAAATGACGATTCTTGTCCAGTTGCGTAGCGGCGCCTAACAATCGGCACTACGACGCTCCCTTTATCGATAGATGATTACTGTGGTCGCCCCGTTGTTTTTGCCGCGGGACAATTAGTCGTTTGATAGCGGCAAAAACAACGGCGTAGTGCCTCGAACGTTAAGCGCTATTAAAAATTGTTAAAATTCACTTCAGACCGGGGAAACACCAATTACCTAAAAACTTTAGGCTGACCCATTTAAATGAAATCCGAAGAAAAAGAAAAAAAATCTGCCCCGGAATTCAGCCGGGGACAGGAGATATTCGGGGTAACCGTCATCATCGCCGGGCTTTTTCTGTTAGTCAGCCTGGTTTCTTTTTCCGGTCACGACAGCCATCTTTGGTCCCAGGAATGGCCCCGCCGGAACTGGGGCGGCCCGCTGGGCGACCTGGCGGCCTTCGGACTGATCGGCCTGCTGGGCTATGCCGCGCTGTTGCTGCCGTTCTATGTGCTGGTCTGGGGCTGGTTTTTTGTCCGGCATAAAAAACTTTACCGCCTTCTTTGGAACAGCCTGCTGAGCCTGACCTTCATCAGCTTTGCGCTGGCCATGATAGCCCGGTTGAACATCTCCTATTACACCGGGGACCTGCCTGCGGGTGTAGGCCTGGCTGAACCAAGCGGAGCCGGGAAATGGGGGATGCTGCTGGCGTCCTTCATCGTCGAGCTTTTCGGGCCGGTGGGTTTCTGGTTAGTGCTGGCCGGAATATTCATCATACTGCTGCTGATAGGAACCAAGATCAATTTCCAGCGCTGGCTTACTCTGGCTACAGCCCCGGTGAAAACCGGTCTACAGCGGGCCAAACCTAAGCCCCGGGAAATCACCTTTAAAAAGAAACCGGCCGCAACCGACAAACCGGGAAAGCAGACTCAGCCTCCGCTTGACCAATCGGAACCTGCCCCATCGTCCGAAAAAACAAAACCTGAGTTAGAGCCATCCAAATCAGAGAAAAAATCCAAAGCCAAGCCACCGGTCCGGGAGGACACAGTTTCAGAGGAGTATCAGCAAAAGTTCCTGTCCATACTATACGACGACCGGGGTCAGGCCAAAACAGATGAGGAGGACAAGTCCTCCATTCTGCTGGAGAAGCTGAAGGAGTTCGGGATCGAGGGCGCGATCACCGACCGCTATTCCGGCCCGGTGATCACCCGTTACGAGTTCAAGCCGGCTCCGGGGGTCAAGGTCAACCAGATCGCCAACCTTTCCGATGACCTGGCCTTGGCCATGCAGGCCACCCGCATCCGGATCATCGCCCCCATTCCCGGTAAGGGAGTGGTGGGGATCGAGATCCCCAACCAGCACCGCCAGATGGTGATGCTGAAGGAGATGCTGGCCTCCGATAACTACAAATCCCAGGAAGGATGCCTGGCCTTCGCCCTGGGAAAGACCATTACCGGAGATTCCTTCTCGGCCGATCTGACCAACATGCCCCACCTGCTGATAGCCGGGGCCACCGGCAGCGGCAAGAGCGTCTGCCTGAACGCCGTCATCACCAGCCTGCTGTACCGGGCCACGCCAGAGGAGCTGCATTTCATCATGATCGATCCCAAGCGGATTGAGCTTTCCATCTACCGGGGCATTCCCCACCTCCAGTTCCAGTACCGGGTGCAGGTCAGGGAGGGGGAGGAGCCAATAACCCGGACGGTGGAGGGCGTGGTCACCGATTCCGATGAGACCCTGCAGATCTTCCGGATGGCGGTCTCGGAGATGGACGCCCGCTACAAGATGCTGGCCAAGGAAGCCTGCCGCAATATCGAGGAATACAATCATAAGTTCGAACGCCAGATGTCGTACCTGGTAATCGTGATCGACGAACTGGCCGACCTGATGCTTTCCCGCGAGGCTTCAGAGATAGAGAACCGGATCGCCAAGCTGGCCCAGCTGTCGCGGGCGGTCGGGATCCACCTAATCCTGGCCACCCAGCGGCCCTCGGTGGACGTGATCACCGGGGTGATCAAGGCCAATTTCCCATCGCGCCTCGCCTTCCAGGTGGCCTCCCGCACCGATTCCCGTACCATCTTAGACGCCAACGGAGCCGAAAGCCTTTTGGGCCGGGGCGACATGCTGTATATGCCGCCGGGCAAGGCTGAGCCTGAGCGCCTGCACGGGGCCTTCATCTCCACCAAAGAAACCAACCAGATCGTGGATTTCGTCAAGTCATGGTACGGAGTAGCCGAAGGCCAGGCCGACAACAAAGAATCTTCCGCCGTTCCGGAACAGGAAAACGGCTATTCCATGGAGGTCGATCTGCCGCCGGAGGAGGGAGCGAGCCAGGACGGTCAGGACGAGCTGTTTGCCGAGGCCAGATCATTAGTGATCAGGCATCAGCAGGGCTCGGTGTCGCTGTTGCAGCGCCGTTTAAAGATCGGCTATTCCCGGGCGGCCCGGCTGATAGACCAGCTGGAGGCGGCTGAAGTGGTGGGCTCGTTCGACGGAAGCAAGGCCCGCCAGGTTTTAATTAAAAACGAGGAGGACAGTGAATGAGCAAAGCCATTAAACTGGCCATCGGCTTGGGCCTGGCCTGCAGCGCCCTGGCCTTTGCCCAAAACTGCGACTCGCTGCTGGAACAGGTCCGGGCAAAATACCAGAAGATTAACGACCTCAAGTCCCGGGTGGTCCAGACCGTCTGCAGCGCGGCCTCGGGGACCTGCACCCGCTACGAAGGCGGATTGGAGCTGAAGCGGCCCAATAAACTGCGAATGGACATCTCCAAGCCGGATAAGCAGCAGATCATCTGCGACGGCAGCGCCATCTGGCTTCATCTGATCAATGACAAGCAGGTGCTGAAGTCCGATCTTAAAAGCTCTCCCCAGTTTTTGGTTTGGCTCAATCCGCTGGACAAGCTCCTTTCGGGCCGGGCCAAGGACGGCTGCCGCAACGACGGCGAGTACTTGTTTTTCATGGAACCGGACGAGTTGAAGGACATCATCAAAGCCATAAAAATAGTGGTGGACATAAAAAGCCTTTTGATAACGGGAATGGAAGCGGTGGATGTCAACGGCAACAGCGCCGAATACAGCTTCAGCAAGATCAAGATCAATCCCGGGCTTAAGGATAAACGCTTTGAATTTATAATACCCAAAAATGCGGAGATAAATGAAAACCAATGAGCCAGAGTTCATTCGACATAATTTCCAAGATCGATCTTCAGGAAATGAAGAATGCGGTGCAGATGGCCCAGAAAGAGATCATCGGGCGTTTTGATTTCAAGGGCACCAACTGCCAGATAGAGATCCTGGATGACAAATTGGTGATCTCGGCCTTGGACGAGTTCAAGCGCAAAAGCATGCTGGATATCATATTCAACAAAATGGTCAAGCGCGGCCTTTCGATTAAATCGCTGGAACAGAAGGAACCCCAGCCGGCTGCTAAAAATTATCTGCGCCAGGAATTGGCGTTCAGGCAGGGGATCCCCCTGGAGAAGGCCAAGGAGATGGTAAAGCGGATCAAGGCCTCAGGCGTCAGGGTCCAGGCCCAGATCCAGGACCAGCAGGTGCGGGTGACCGGCAAGGACAAGGACGATCTGCAGCAGGTGATCGCCCTTTTCCGCCAGGATGATCTTGGTCTGGCGTTGCAGTTCACCAATTACCGGACTACCTAGGTCTTATACTGACAAAACAACTCCCAATAGACGCTTCTAAAGCGTCTATTGGGTTTTTAATCGGAAATAAAGGATGGCCAATATGAAAAACAGCATTTTGTTCTACTGGTCCGGGGTGGTGATCTCGTGTATCAGCGCCTTTTTATTCATTTTCAAGGTGCTTCCTCT from candidate division TA06 bacterium harbors:
- a CDS encoding DNA translocase FtsK 4TM domain-containing protein, with the translated sequence MKSEEKEKKSAPEFSRGQEIFGVTVIIAGLFLLVSLVSFSGHDSHLWSQEWPRRNWGGPLGDLAAFGLIGLLGYAALLLPFYVLVWGWFFVRHKKLYRLLWNSLLSLTFISFALAMIARLNISYYTGDLPAGVGLAEPSGAGKWGMLLASFIVELFGPVGFWLVLAGIFIILLLIGTKINFQRWLTLATAPVKTGLQRAKPKPREITFKKKPAATDKPGKQTQPPLDQSEPAPSSEKTKPELEPSKSEKKSKAKPPVREDTVSEEYQQKFLSILYDDRGQAKTDEEDKSSILLEKLKEFGIEGAITDRYSGPVITRYEFKPAPGVKVNQIANLSDDLALAMQATRIRIIAPIPGKGVVGIEIPNQHRQMVMLKEMLASDNYKSQEGCLAFALGKTITGDSFSADLTNMPHLLIAGATGSGKSVCLNAVITSLLYRATPEELHFIMIDPKRIELSIYRGIPHLQFQYRVQVREGEEPITRTVEGVVTDSDETLQIFRMAVSEMDARYKMLAKEACRNIEEYNHKFERQMSYLVIVIDELADLMLSREASEIENRIAKLAQLSRAVGIHLILATQRPSVDVITGVIKANFPSRLAFQVASRTDSRTILDANGAESLLGRGDMLYMPPGKAEPERLHGAFISTKETNQIVDFVKSWYGVAEGQADNKESSAVPEQENGYSMEVDLPPEEGASQDGQDELFAEARSLVIRHQQGSVSLLQRRLKIGYSRAARLIDQLEAAEVVGSFDGSKARQVLIKNEEDSE
- the lolA gene encoding outer membrane lipoprotein chaperone LolA, encoding MSKAIKLAIGLGLACSALAFAQNCDSLLEQVRAKYQKINDLKSRVVQTVCSAASGTCTRYEGGLELKRPNKLRMDISKPDKQQIICDGSAIWLHLINDKQVLKSDLKSSPQFLVWLNPLDKLLSGRAKDGCRNDGEYLFFMEPDELKDIIKAIKIVVDIKSLLITGMEAVDVNGNSAEYSFSKIKINPGLKDKRFEFIIPKNAEINENQ
- a CDS encoding YajQ family cyclic di-GMP-binding protein; translated protein: MSQSSFDIISKIDLQEMKNAVQMAQKEIIGRFDFKGTNCQIEILDDKLVISALDEFKRKSMLDIIFNKMVKRGLSIKSLEQKEPQPAAKNYLRQELAFRQGIPLEKAKEMVKRIKASGVRVQAQIQDQQVRVTGKDKDDLQQVIALFRQDDLGLALQFTNYRTT